The Chrysemys picta bellii isolate R12L10 chromosome 12, ASM1138683v2, whole genome shotgun sequence genome has a segment encoding these proteins:
- the LOC135974617 gene encoding olfactory receptor 14A16-like — protein MQNRTTVTEFLLLGFSDFQELQILHFVVFLLIYLAALVGNILIFMVIAFDHHLHTPMYFFLMNLSVLDLGSISVTVPTSMANSLMNTKSISYAGCVAQVFFLLFLLGADFSLLTVMAYDRYVAICQPLQYEEMMNRRACVLLAVGAWISGILNSVLHTGNTFALTFCGGNMVDQFFCEIPQLLKLTCSDSYLSEVGVLAFTVCLVLGCFVFIIVSYVQIFKSVLRIPSEKGRHKAFSTCLPHLTVVSLFVCTGAFAYLKPTSSSTSALDLVVAVLYSVLPPIVNPIVYSMRNKEIKTALRRLTGCR, from the coding sequence atgcAAAACCGAACCACTGTgactgagttccttctcctgggattctctgattttcaagagctgcagattttgcactttgtggtgtttctactgatttacctggcagccctggtggggaataTTCTTATCTTCATGGTCATAGCCTTcgaccaccaccttcacacccccatgtacttcttcctgatgaatctgtccgTCCTAGACCTTGGCTCCATTTCTGTCACCGTTCCCAcatccatggccaactccctcatgaacaccaaatctatttcctatgctggatgtgttgcccaagtatttttcctcctcttcttgcTGGGAGCAGATTTTTCCCTTCTCACCGTCATGGCGTACGACCGATATgttgccatctgccaaccactgcaatATGAGGAAatgatgaacaggagagcttgtgtcttACTGGCTGTTGGTGCCTGGATCAGTGGGATTCTCAACTCTGTGCTACACACTGGGAACACATTTGCATtgaccttctgtggaggcaacatggtcgatcagttcttctgtgaaatcccccagctgctgAAGCTCACCTGCTCTGACTCATATCTGAGTGAAGTTGGGGTTCTTGCCTTTACTGTGTGTTTAGTCTtaggctgctttgtttttatcattgtgtcatatgttcagatcttcaaatcaGTGCTCAGGATCCCCTCTGAGAagggccggcataaagccttctccacctgccttcctcacctcactgtggtctccttgtttgtttgcactgGGGCTTTTGCCTACctaaaacccacctccagctccacaTCTGCTCTGGATCTTGTGGTGGCTGTTCTTTATTCCGTATTACCACCAATTGTGAATCCAATtgtctacagcatgaggaacaaagaGATCAAAACTGCCCTGAGGAGACTGACTGGGTGTAGGTAA